A genome region from Geodermatophilus bullaregiensis includes the following:
- a CDS encoding type II secretion system F family protein, with translation MELTGALLGLLLGTGLLLVWRSGPRAPRRRTGPRPPGRRAQLLAAAGLTGTNPAQLAALQIGLGALALVVVLLTTGTVTVSLAFGVFGFVLPHVQVRRLATRRRADLREVWPEVVDNLASAVRAGLSLPEALSALGTRGPEVLRPPFLRFAADHRSSGRFGESLDRLKTDLADPVGDRIVETLRVAREVGGSDLGRVLRTLAGFLREDARARAELETRQGWVVQAARLAVGAPWVVLLLLATQSTTLVAYDSPLGTALLLGGGAVCLVAYRLMLRIGRLPQDVRVLQ, from the coding sequence GTGGAGCTGACCGGGGCGCTGCTCGGGCTGCTGCTCGGGACGGGACTGCTGCTGGTGTGGCGCAGCGGTCCGCGGGCGCCGCGGCGCAGGACCGGTCCGCGCCCACCGGGACGCCGCGCGCAGCTGCTCGCCGCGGCCGGCCTGACCGGTACCAACCCGGCCCAGCTCGCCGCGCTGCAGATCGGGCTCGGGGCGCTGGCGCTGGTCGTCGTCCTGCTGACCACCGGCACGGTCACCGTGAGCCTGGCCTTCGGCGTCTTCGGGTTCGTGCTGCCGCACGTGCAGGTGCGCCGGCTGGCCACCCGCCGCCGCGCCGACCTGCGCGAGGTGTGGCCGGAGGTGGTCGACAACCTCGCCTCCGCCGTCCGGGCCGGGCTGTCGCTGCCCGAGGCGCTGTCGGCGCTGGGCACCCGCGGTCCCGAGGTGTTGCGGCCCCCCTTCCTGCGCTTCGCCGCCGACCACCGCTCCAGCGGCCGGTTCGGCGAGAGCCTCGACCGGCTCAAGACCGACCTCGCCGACCCGGTGGGCGACCGGATCGTCGAGACGCTGCGGGTGGCCCGGGAGGTCGGCGGCAGCGACCTCGGCCGGGTGCTGCGGACGCTGGCCGGCTTCCTGCGCGAGGACGCCCGCGCCCGCGCGGAGCTCGAGACCCGCCAGGGCTGGGTGGTGCAGGCCGCGCGGCTGGCCGTCGGGGCACCGTGGGTCGTCCTGCTGCTGCTGGCCACCCAGTCGACCACGCTGGTCGCCTACGACTCCCCGCTCGGGACGGCGCTGCTGCTCGGCGGCGGCGCGGTCTGCCTGGTCGCGTACCGGCTGATGCTGCGCATCGGGCGGCTGCCGCAGGACGTCCGGGTGCTCCAGTGA
- a CDS encoding bifunctional DNA primase/polymerase, which yields MSDTETGPHKESPSEVRAAARRAETKINDTPSVPDVAGMSVLDAALAYAEAGLYVGPLKHRSKHPGSILGDGWPTLTSRAPAVIRRWFPEGTDRGVFLHCGRSGLVVLDVDKPENLHELLDLAVTECSPPWQNTRPAQADRRHYLFRMPGGRVLGNSTGSLGGTWGEVRGRNGVIVVAPSEHADPDGLYAWGHVGPVPELPDYVAQELPDYLDSAEAATSADVEAFIAEHDSGDRLGLLDRLVAGWLAKVEAGESRHDTMSGHLTGAMKEAAAGLYPAHEAVRALGDAFSKAVAVDGDGPSQGAARSSEKAAQEWEGLLSWAVAQAKAADPAATLARAEEYGASDPADDFDVVARVEPVDTFAEEVARHAHAMRVRKAAQELLAREEREEVELPELTSLAELLEEPDEEARYRVDGLMPTGGRVVLAAPHKAGKTTMIANLVRCLVDGGDFLGRFKVEPAQRVVLLDNELDRRMIRSWMRDQSIESTKAVEVLALRGKLSGFNILDPVVRAEWAARIGPADFMVFDCLRPALDALGLSEDKDAGRFLVALDALVAEAGIGELFVVHHMGHSNERSRGDSRILDWPDAIWKVVKADAEDHSSARFFSAYGRDVNQPESQLAYDADTRRLSLCGGSRRESRGSAVEAAVFAFVQDNPGCSGGDIERGVQGDNNAIRQARTNLIAARLLRAVDGGPGRAKKHYLGDNGASDFAEEAA from the coding sequence ATGAGTGACACGGAAACGGGCCCCCACAAGGAGAGCCCGTCCGAGGTCCGTGCTGCTGCCAGGCGAGCGGAGACCAAGATCAACGATACCCCCAGCGTCCCTGACGTCGCTGGGATGAGCGTGCTCGATGCGGCGCTCGCCTACGCCGAGGCGGGCCTGTACGTCGGCCCGCTGAAGCACCGGAGCAAGCACCCCGGGTCGATCCTGGGCGACGGCTGGCCCACGCTGACGAGCCGCGCCCCGGCCGTCATCCGCAGGTGGTTCCCCGAGGGCACGGACCGGGGGGTCTTCCTCCACTGCGGTCGGTCGGGTCTGGTCGTGCTCGACGTGGACAAGCCGGAGAACCTGCACGAGCTGCTGGATCTCGCGGTGACGGAGTGCAGCCCTCCCTGGCAGAACACGCGGCCCGCTCAGGCTGACCGCAGGCACTACCTGTTCCGGATGCCCGGGGGTCGTGTGCTCGGCAACAGCACCGGCTCCCTCGGCGGCACCTGGGGCGAGGTGCGAGGCCGCAACGGCGTCATTGTCGTGGCCCCGTCGGAGCATGCGGACCCGGACGGCCTGTACGCCTGGGGCCACGTCGGCCCAGTGCCGGAGCTGCCCGACTACGTCGCCCAGGAGCTGCCCGACTACCTAGACAGTGCCGAGGCCGCGACGAGCGCCGACGTGGAGGCGTTCATCGCCGAACACGACAGCGGCGACCGCCTTGGTCTGCTCGACCGGCTGGTGGCCGGCTGGCTCGCCAAGGTCGAGGCGGGGGAGTCCAGGCACGACACCATGTCGGGCCACCTGACCGGCGCGATGAAGGAGGCTGCGGCCGGGCTGTACCCCGCGCACGAGGCGGTGCGAGCCCTCGGAGACGCCTTCTCCAAGGCGGTCGCCGTCGATGGTGACGGTCCCAGCCAGGGGGCGGCTCGCAGCTCCGAGAAGGCAGCCCAGGAGTGGGAAGGGCTGCTGTCGTGGGCGGTCGCTCAGGCCAAGGCGGCTGACCCCGCCGCCACCCTGGCTCGGGCGGAGGAGTACGGCGCCAGCGACCCTGCCGACGACTTCGACGTGGTGGCCCGGGTGGAGCCGGTGGACACCTTCGCGGAGGAGGTCGCCAGGCACGCGCACGCCATGCGTGTCCGGAAGGCCGCGCAGGAGCTCCTCGCCCGGGAGGAGCGGGAGGAGGTCGAGCTCCCGGAGCTCACCAGCCTGGCCGAACTCCTGGAGGAGCCGGACGAGGAAGCCCGCTACCGGGTGGACGGCCTGATGCCCACTGGCGGTCGGGTGGTGCTCGCCGCGCCTCACAAGGCCGGCAAGACCACCATGATCGCCAACCTCGTGCGCTGCCTGGTGGACGGGGGCGACTTCCTGGGCCGGTTCAAGGTGGAGCCCGCCCAGCGCGTGGTGCTGCTGGACAACGAGCTGGACCGCCGCATGATCCGGTCCTGGATGCGCGACCAGTCCATCGAGAGCACCAAGGCTGTCGAGGTGCTGGCGCTGCGGGGCAAGCTGTCCGGCTTCAACATCCTCGATCCGGTGGTGCGGGCCGAGTGGGCAGCCCGTATCGGCCCGGCCGACTTCATGGTGTTCGACTGCCTGCGCCCTGCCCTCGACGCCCTTGGGCTCAGCGAGGACAAGGACGCCGGACGGTTCCTGGTGGCCCTCGACGCGCTGGTGGCCGAGGCCGGGATCGGCGAGCTCTTCGTCGTTCACCACATGGGGCACAGCAACGAGCGGTCCCGGGGCGACAGCCGCATCCTCGACTGGCCGGACGCCATCTGGAAGGTGGTCAAGGCCGACGCCGAGGACCACAGCTCTGCCCGGTTCTTCAGCGCCTACGGGCGTGACGTGAACCAGCCGGAGTCGCAGCTGGCCTACGACGCCGACACCAGGCGGCTGTCGCTGTGCGGAGGCTCCCGCCGCGAGTCGCGAGGTAGTGCGGTCGAGGCGGCGGTGTTCGCCTTCGTGCAGGACAACCCGGGGTGCTCCGGCGGGGACATCGAGCGGGGCGTCCAGGGCGACAACAACGCCATCCGGCAGGCGCGCACCAACCTCATCGCGGCGCGGCTCCTGCGGGCGGTGGACGGCGGTCCAGGCAGGGCCAAGAAGCACTACCTGGGCGACAACGGAGCCTCCGACTTCGCCGAGGAGGCCGCGTAG
- a CDS encoding TadE/TadG family type IV pilus assembly protein: protein MDFVLVSVLIVVLLLAVLQVAVYVHLRNVVTAGAQAGARYAANADVPTSAAAGRTLAVVARATSVDTAQGLVCTAGEEVDGTGLTLVTVRCSGAVPTLLAGLGDLLPLAVTGRAVEEAP, encoded by the coding sequence GTGGACTTCGTGCTGGTGTCGGTGCTGATCGTGGTGCTGCTGCTGGCGGTGCTGCAGGTGGCCGTCTACGTGCACCTGCGCAACGTGGTGACCGCCGGCGCGCAGGCCGGCGCGCGGTACGCGGCCAACGCCGACGTGCCCACGAGCGCGGCCGCCGGGCGGACGCTGGCCGTGGTCGCCCGGGCGACGTCGGTGGACACGGCGCAGGGGCTGGTGTGCACGGCGGGCGAGGAGGTCGACGGCACCGGGTTGACGCTGGTGACGGTGCGCTGCTCGGGGGCGGTGCCCACGCTGCTGGCCGGGCTGGGGGACCTGCTGCCGCTGGCGGTCACCGGCCGGGCGGTGGAGGAGGCGCCGTGA
- a CDS encoding type II secretion system F family protein, translating to MSAALAGVLLGLAAAAGLLLVVAFAPPFRAVRLVDRLAPYVHDTPPPSRLLGTATEPGLLTAARRVFGPVVADGARLVDRVLGGRSAVRRRLDALGSDQTVEDVRVEQVVWGGLGLLGAALLATAGSLLAGSVNVLSVVLLCVAGLLGGVLGRDWWLTRQVHRREELLLAEFPVVAELLALAVTAGESPTAAIARVTRLSGGELARELGSALGRARAGVPLTEALQQVADRTSVDALARFVDGLLVAIERGTPLAEVLRAQAADVREAGKRRLLEAGGRKEIQMMVPVVFLVLPVTVLFALFPGLISIVSLAR from the coding sequence GTGAGTGCCGCGCTGGCCGGCGTGCTGCTGGGGCTGGCCGCGGCGGCCGGGCTGCTGCTCGTGGTCGCGTTCGCGCCGCCGTTCCGCGCGGTGCGGCTGGTCGACCGGCTGGCGCCCTACGTGCACGACACCCCGCCGCCGTCCCGGCTGCTCGGGACGGCGACCGAGCCCGGGCTGCTCACCGCCGCCCGGCGGGTGTTCGGCCCGGTGGTGGCCGACGGCGCCCGCCTCGTCGACCGGGTGCTCGGCGGCCGCTCCGCCGTCCGCCGGCGGCTCGACGCCCTCGGATCCGACCAGACGGTGGAGGACGTGCGCGTCGAGCAGGTCGTGTGGGGCGGCCTCGGCCTGCTCGGCGCCGCGCTGCTCGCGACGGCCGGGTCGCTGCTGGCCGGGAGCGTCAACGTGCTGTCGGTGGTGCTGCTGTGCGTGGCCGGCCTGCTCGGCGGTGTGCTCGGCCGCGACTGGTGGTTGACCCGGCAGGTGCACCGCCGGGAGGAGCTGCTGCTCGCGGAGTTCCCGGTGGTGGCCGAGCTGCTGGCGCTGGCCGTGACGGCGGGGGAGAGCCCGACCGCGGCGATCGCCCGGGTGACCCGTCTGTCCGGCGGTGAGCTGGCCCGCGAGCTGGGGAGCGCGCTGGGTCGGGCGCGGGCCGGGGTGCCGTTGACGGAGGCACTGCAGCAGGTGGCCGACCGCACGTCGGTCGACGCGCTGGCCCGCTTCGTCGACGGCCTGCTCGTGGCGATCGAGCGCGGCACGCCGCTGGCCGAGGTGCTGCGGGCGCAGGCCGCCGACGTCCGGGAGGCCGGCAAGCGCCGGCTGCTGGAGGCCGGCGGCCGCAAGGAGATCCAGATGATGGTGCCGGTCGTGTTCCTGGTGCTGCCGGTCACCGTCCTGTTCGCCCTGTTCCCGGGGCTGATCAGCATCGTCTCGCTGGCGCGGTGA
- a CDS encoding phage major capsid protein produces the protein MTMTRANGAVILTPAQVAELLVQPVGAESVAMQVATVVNTGSSVYRIPLVTADPQAAWVSEGDEIAPSDAVLSEEDVHPSKVAGLTIVTRELAEDSSPEAAATVGAGLARDIARKVDAAFFGNLASPAPAGLGSLAVGAGNVQAVDAGAAFASLDPFAEAQSLAEGVGALLTSFVANPVDALALTTLKVSTGSNQTLLGGQRSINGVPLLTSPSVPAGTIYGIPQDRAVVVVREDATVETDSSVFFTSDRVAVKAVMRVGFGFNHLAALVKITTGPD, from the coding sequence ATGACCATGACCCGCGCCAACGGCGCCGTCATCCTCACCCCTGCCCAGGTCGCCGAGCTGCTGGTGCAGCCGGTCGGCGCCGAGTCGGTCGCGATGCAGGTGGCCACCGTCGTGAACACCGGCAGCAGCGTCTACCGGATCCCCCTCGTGACCGCAGATCCGCAGGCGGCGTGGGTGTCCGAGGGGGATGAAATTGCCCCGAGCGACGCCGTCCTGTCCGAGGAGGACGTGCACCCGAGCAAGGTGGCCGGGTTGACGATCGTGACGAGGGAGCTGGCCGAGGACTCCTCGCCGGAGGCCGCTGCCACCGTCGGCGCTGGCCTGGCCCGCGACATCGCCCGCAAGGTCGACGCCGCGTTCTTCGGCAATCTGGCCTCCCCGGCCCCGGCCGGTCTGGGCAGCCTCGCCGTCGGTGCAGGCAACGTGCAGGCCGTGGACGCCGGTGCCGCCTTCGCCTCCCTCGACCCCTTCGCCGAGGCGCAGTCGCTCGCGGAGGGTGTCGGCGCGCTGCTGACCTCCTTCGTGGCGAACCCCGTGGACGCGCTGGCCCTCACCACCCTGAAGGTCAGCACCGGCTCGAACCAGACCCTGCTGGGCGGCCAGCGCTCCATCAACGGCGTGCCCCTGCTCACGTCGCCCTCCGTCCCGGCGGGGACCATCTACGGCATCCCGCAGGACCGGGCGGTCGTGGTGGTCCGCGAGGACGCCACCGTCGAGACGGACTCGTCGGTCTTCTTCACCTCGGACCGCGTGGCCGTCAAGGCCGTCATGCGGGTCGGCTTCGGGTTCAACCACCTGGCCGCCCTGGTCAAGATCACGACCGGGCCTGACTGA
- a CDS encoding peptidase inhibitor family I36 protein yields MKTAQITRILIGLALVLAVSMVIPMPPAHAASRNGACDSGEFCYYYNSNNAGSISDFPAELLSLANYGTDPATCYVFMTKGRSGYNQCIKNSAASVWNRTSETVIVYYNSNYDASVASQAVAPGFKGNLSSQLKNNNASHRAQSTGEPPAHPGPYPPVVRTLHQEWAGEGKCLDSDYTGEVYMIDCNGGNYQKWIMYKRVGVGGEDPMVIQNVQTGLCLDARDRDWNTTEDVYTHPCNGGERQLWHDLGAGLDLREPGVRARLMNDYYNNCMNALSRGTDGVKWWPYLGDTCAPDGWGLQWWSRRV; encoded by the coding sequence ATGAAGACGGCACAGATTACTCGCATTCTGATTGGCCTAGCCCTTGTTCTCGCAGTCTCAATGGTCATTCCAATGCCACCAGCGCATGCAGCCTCGCGCAATGGTGCGTGCGACTCTGGCGAGTTTTGCTACTACTACAATAGCAACAATGCCGGCTCAATCTCGGACTTCCCGGCCGAACTTCTGTCCCTCGCGAACTACGGTACTGACCCAGCCACATGCTATGTCTTCATGACCAAGGGCCGCAGCGGGTACAACCAGTGCATCAAAAATAGCGCTGCGTCCGTCTGGAACCGCACCAGCGAGACGGTCATCGTCTACTACAACTCGAATTACGATGCATCAGTCGCCTCTCAGGCAGTCGCACCGGGATTCAAGGGCAATTTAAGTAGCCAGTTGAAGAACAACAATGCTTCCCACCGCGCACAGTCGACGGGGGAGCCACCAGCGCACCCTGGGCCATACCCTCCGGTGGTTCGAACTCTGCATCAGGAATGGGCGGGGGAAGGGAAGTGCCTGGACAGCGATTACACCGGCGAGGTGTACATGATCGACTGCAACGGCGGGAACTACCAGAAGTGGATCATGTACAAGCGCGTGGGCGTCGGGGGCGAGGACCCGATGGTTATTCAAAATGTACAGACAGGCCTCTGCCTAGACGCCCGTGATCGTGATTGGAATACGACTGAGGACGTCTACACCCACCCATGCAACGGTGGGGAGCGCCAACTTTGGCATGACCTTGGTGCCGGTCTTGATCTCCGGGAGCCAGGCGTTCGTGCCCGGCTCATGAACGACTACTACAACAACTGCATGAACGCCCTATCAAGGGGGACGGACGGGGTCAAGTGGTGGCCGTACTTGGGGGACACCTGCGCACCCGACGGATGGGGACTTCAGTGGTGGAGCAGAAGAGTTTGA